From a single Brassica oleracea var. oleracea cultivar TO1000 chromosome C5, BOL, whole genome shotgun sequence genomic region:
- the LOC106294363 gene encoding beta-galactosidase 1: protein MKNVAIAAASALFLLGFLVSSVDSSVSYDSRAITINGERRILISGSIHYPRSTPEMWPDLIRKAKEGGLDVIQTYVFWNGHEPSPGKYYFEGNYDLVKFVKLVQQSGLYLHLRIGPYVCAEWNFGGFPVWLKYVPGISFRTDNGPFKAQMQRFTTKIVNMMKAERLFESQGGPIILSQIENEYGPMEYELGAPGRSYTNWAAKMAVGLGTGVPWVMCKQDDAPDPIINACNGFYCDYFSPNKAYKPKMWTEAWTGWFTKFGGPVPYRPAEDMAFSVARFIQKGGSFINYYMYHGGTNFGRTAGGPFIATSYDYDAPLDEYGLERQPKWGHLKDLHRAIKLCEPALVSGEPTRMPLGNYQEAHVYKSKSGACSAFLSNYNPRSYAKVSFGSNHYNLPPWSISILPDCKNTVYNTARVGAQTSRMKMVEVPVHGGLSWQAYNEDPSTYIDESFTMVGLVEQINTTRDTSDYLWYMTDVKIDSNEGFLRTGDLPTLTVLSAGHAMHVFINGQLSGSAYGSLDSPKLTFRKGVNLRAGFNKIAILSIAVGLPNVGPHFETWNAGVLGPVNLNGLNGGRRDLSWQKWTYKVGLRGESLSLHSLGGSSSVEWAEGAYVAEKQPLTWYKTTFSAPAGDSPLAVDMGSMGKGQIWINGQSVGRHWPAYKAVGSCGECSYTGTFNENKCLRNCGEASQRWYHVPRSWLKPTGNLLVVFEEWGGDPNGISLVRREVDSVCADIYEWQSTLVNYQLHSSGKVNKPLHPKVHLQCGPGQKMTTVKFASFGTPEGTCGSYRQGSCHAHHSYDAFNRLCVGQNWCSVTVAPEMFGGDPCPNVMKKLAVEAVCA from the exons ATGAAGAATGTGGCTATAGCGGCAGCTTCTGCTCTGTTTCTTCTAGGGTTTCTCGTCTCTTCAGTTGATAGCTCTGTCTCTTACGATAGCAGAGCCATTACCATCAATGGGGAAAGAAGAATCCTTATCTCTGGATCTATTCATTACCCAAGAAGCACTCCTGAG ATGTGGCCAGATCTAATAAGGAAAGCTAAAGAAGGAGGCTTAGATGTGATTCAGACTTATGTTTTCTGGAATGGGCATGAGCCTTCTCCTGGCAAA TATTATTTCGAAGGCAACTATGATTTGGTTAAGTTTGTCAAGTTGGTCCAACAATCTGGACTTTATCTTCATCTAAGGATTGGCCCTTATGTCTGTGCTGAATGGAACTTCGG AGGATTTCCTGTTTGGCTTAAGTATGTTCCAGGGATTAGCTTCAGAACAGATAACGGTCCTTTCAAG GCTCAAATGCAAAGGTTTACTACAAAGATTGTTAACATGATGAAAGCTGAGAGGCTGTTTGAATCCCAAGGCGGTCCTATAATCCTCTCTCAG ATTGAAAATGAATATGGACCAATGGAATATGAGCTAGGTGCACCGGGACGGTCTTACACCAACTGGGCAGCTAAGATGGCTGTGGGGCTAGGCACTGGTGTCCCTTGGGTCATGTGCAAACAAGACGATGCTCCCGACCCCATT ATCAATGCTTGCAATGGCTTCTATTGCGATTACTTCTCTCCAAACAAGGCTTACAAACCCAAAATGTGGACTGAAGCCTGGACTGGATG GTTTACAAAGTTTGGAGGCCCAGTTCCTTATCGTCCAGCTGAAGATATGGCCTTTTCCGTTGCAAGGTTTATCCAAAAGGGTGGCTCTTTCATCAATTACTATATG TATCACGGTGGAACAAATTTTGGTCGTACAGCTGGTGGTCCGTTTATTGCAACCAGCTATGACTATGACGCTCCTCTTGACGAATATG GACTTGAAAGGCAGCCTAAGTGGGGGCACTTGAAAGATTTGCATAGAGCTATCAAGCTGTGTGAGCCAGCATTAGTATCAGGAGAGCCCACGAGGATGCCCCTTGGAAACTATCAAGAG GCTCATGTGTACAAATCGAAATCTGGGGCTTGTTCTGCATTCTTATCAAACTACAATCCAAGATCTTACGCCAAAGTTTCTTTTGGGAGCAACCACTACAATCTACCTCCGTGGTCTATTAGTATTCTCCCTGACTGCAAAAACACAGTTTACAACACAGCCAGG GTTGGTGCTCAAACTTCAAGGATGAAGATGGTTGAGGTTCCTGTTCATGGTGGATTATCTTGGCAAGCATACAATGAAGACCCATCGACTTACATTGATGAGTCCTTCACAATGGTTGGATTAGTGGAGCAGATCAACACCACACGAGACACTTCTGACTACCTGTGGTACATGACTGA TGTTAAGATTGATTCCAACGAAGGGTTCTTAAGGACTGGGGACTTGCCTACTCTTACTGTTCTATCAGCTGGACATGCTATGCATGTGTTCATCAATGGCCAGTTGTCTG GATCTGCTTATGGTAGCTTAGACTCTCCCAAGCTAACGTTCCGAAAAGGTGTGAATCTAAGAGCTGGTTTCAACAAAATTGCGATACTAAGCATCGCTGTTGGTCTCCCG AATGTGGGTCCACATTTTGAGACATGGAATGCTGGAGTTCTGGGTCCAGTTAATCTAAATGGTCTTAATGGGGGACGGAGAGATCTGTCCTGGCAGAAATGGACTTACAAG GTTGGTCTCAGAGGAGAGAGTCTAAGTCTTCATTCACTCGGCGGTAGCTCATCGGTTGAGTGGGCAGAAGGTGCATATGTTGCAGAAAAGCAGCCGCTTACTTGGTACAAG ACGACATTCTCTGCACCAGCTGGCGACTCGCCGTTGGCTGTAGACATGGGAAGCATGGGAAAAGGTCAGATATGGATTAATGGGCAGAGCGTGGGACGTCACTGGCCTGCATATAAAGCAGTTGGTTCTTGCGGCGAGTGTTCTTACACCGGAACATTCAACGAGAACAAGTGCTTAAGAAACTGTGGAGAGGCTTCTCAGAGATGGTACCATGTCCCAAGGTCGTGGCTGAAACCAACTGGGAATCTACTGGTTGTCTTTGAGGAATGGGGAGGAGATCCGAACGGAATCTCGTTGGTGAGAAGGGAGGTGGACAGTGTTTGTGCAGATATCTATGAATGGCAATCAACGCTTGTGAATTACCAATTGCATTCTTCTGGAAAAGTCAACAAACCGCTGCATCCCAAAGTGCATTTGCAATGTGGGCCTGGACAGAAGATGACCACGGTGAAGTTTGCTAGCTTCGGTACACCTGAAGGAACTTGTGGTAGTTACCGTCAAGGAAGCTGTCACGCTCATCACTCTTATGATGCTTTCAACAGA CTTTGTGTTGGGCAGAATTGGTGTTCTGTAACCGTAGCACCTGAGATGTTTGGTGGAGATCCATGTCCAAATGTGATGAAGAAACTAGCCGTGGAAGCGGTTTGCGCTTAA
- the LOC106292611 gene encoding uncharacterized protein LOC106292611, with translation MVILSASSTVRAALDTQPRLPYNPNAPRKVKKTPNGNSFLPPPLPPPPSPRISISVDDLLKRPESKELSEEVVDSYMGYETWSPSPPKLEKPRSVFNAASLAFIGDSIYELYARRHFLFPPLSIEDYNDRVRAVVRCEAQYALLKKLVDDDFLTKEERDVLRWGKNLGSARTRTRRRAGVAVYNKASSLETLIGYLYLTNGKRLEKIMEKLGFSRDSSTEIMIEMAKPKPKPKPSSESNLPSFILNEQVSTTVV, from the exons ATGGTGATTTTATCGGCGAGCTCGACCGTGAGAGCTGCCTTGGATACACAGCCTAGACTCCCATACAACCCTAACGCGCCTCGGAAAGTGAAGAAAACCCCTAACGGCAACTCTTTCTTACCGCCGCCTTTACCTCCTCCTCCGTCTCCGCGAATCAGCATCTCCGTCGACGATTTGCTCAAGCGACCCGAAAGCAAAG AGTTGAGTGAGGAAGTTGTTGATAGTTACATGGGGTATGAGACGTGGTCTCCGAGTCCACCGAAGCTGGAGAAGCCAAGATCAGTATTCAATGCTGCTTCTTTAGCTTTTATAGGTGATTCCATCTATGAG CTATATGCTCGTAGGCATTTCCTTTTCCCTCCACTTAGTATTGAAGATTATAACGATCGTGTTAGAGCTGTGGTGCGCTGTGAAGCTCAG TATGCTTTGCTGAAGAAACTTGTTGATGATGATTTCCTAACAAAGGAAGAGAG GGATGTTCTCAGGTGGGGGAAGAATCTAGGCTCGGCTAGAACTCGTACAAGAAGGCGTGCAGGTGTTGCGGTTTATAACAAAGCATCATCACTGGAGACACTG ATTGGTTATCTGTATCTGACGAACGGGAAAAGATTAGAGAAAATAATGGAGAAGTTAGGATTCTCAAGGGACTCTTCGACTGAGATCATGATTGAAATGGCAAAGCCAAAGCCAAAGCCAAAGCCATCATCAGAATCAAACCTGCCTTCCTTTATACTCA ATGAGCAAGTAAGCACCACAGTAGTATAG
- the LOC106344076 gene encoding 3-epi-6-deoxocathasterone 23-monooxygenase isoform X1, with protein sequence MDISSSLLLLSFFLFVIIIFIFNKINGLRTSSVSKKKLTEHVSTHSYGPRFPQGSLGWPILGETIEFVSSAYSDHPESFMDKRRVMYGRVFKSHIFGTATIVSTDAEVNKAVLQSDSTAFVPFYPKTVRDLMGKSSILLINGSLHRRFHGLVGSFLKSPPLKAQIVRDMHKFLSESMDLWSEDQPVLLQDVSKNVAFKVLAKALISVEKGEELEELKEEFEQFIRGLMSLPINLPGTQLHRSLQAKKKMVKQVEKIIGDKVRREKNKEEDGAVAKDVVDVLLKDSSENLTHNLIANNMIDMMIPGHDSVPVLITLAVKFLSDSPTALHFLTEENMELKSLKELTGEQLYWNDYLSLPFTQKVITETLRMGNVIIGVMRKAMKDVEIKGYVIPKGWCFLAYLRSVHLDKLHYDSPYKFNPWRWQERDMNTSSFSPFGGGQRLCPGLDLARLEASIFLHHLVTRFRWVAEEDTIINFPTVHMKNKLPIWIKRR encoded by the exons ATGGACATTTCTTCATCACTTTTACTCTTGTCCTTCTTCCTCTTTGTCATCATTATCTTCATCTTTAACAAAATCAATGGTCTCAGAACATCCTCAGTCTCAAAGAAGAAACTTACTGAGCATGTTAGTACTCACAGCTACGGACCAAGGTTCCCACAAGGAAGCTTGGGATGGCCTATCCTCGGAGAAACCATCGAGTTCGTCTCTTCTGCTTACTCTGACCATCCCGAGAGTTTCATGGACAAGCGTCGAGTTAT GTATGGTAGAGTATTTAAGTCGCATATATTTGGAACGGCCACGATCGTGTCTACGGACGCAGAAGTTAATAAAGCAGTTTTACAGAGCGACTCCACGGCATTTGTGCCATTCTACCCTAAAACGGTGAGGGATCTCATGGGAAAATCGTCGATACTTCTGATAAACGGGAGTTTACACCGGAGGTTCCATGGATTAGTCGGTTCGTTCTTAAAGTCACCACCTCTCAAAGCTCAAATCGTTAGAGACATGCACAAGTTTTTGTCCGAGTCCATGGATCTATGGTCCGAGGACCAACCTGTTCTCCTCCAGGATGTCTCCAAGAAT GTTGCATTCAAAGTACTTGCAAAGGCACTGATAAGTGTAGAGAAAGGAGAAGAGTTAGAAGAGTTGAAGGAAGAATTTGAACAATTCATCAGAGGACTCATGTCACTGCCAATTAACTTGCCTGGAACCCAACTTCATAGATCTCTCCAAGCTAAGAAGAAGATGGTGAAGCAAGTTGAAAAGATCATAGGAGACAAAGTCAGGAGAGAAAAAAACAAAGAAGAAGATGGTGCGGTTGCAAAAGATGTTGTGGATGTGCTGCTTAAGGACTCAAGTGAAAATTTAACTCACAATTTGATTGCTAACAATATGATTGACATGATGATTCCTGGCCACGATTCGGTACCTGTCCTCATCACTCTGGCTGTCAAATTTCTATCCGATTCTCCTACAGCTCTTCATTTTCTAACG GAAGAAAACATGGAGCTGAAAAGTTTGAAGGAGTTGACAGGAGAGCAACTATATTGGAATGACTATTTGTCTTTACCTTTTACACAAAAG GTCATTACAGAGACACTGAGAATGGGAAATGTTATAATTGGAGTGATGCGAAAAGCGATGAAAGATGTTGAAATAAAAGGGTACGTGATACCAAAAGGATGGTGCTTCTTGGCTTATCTCAGATCAGTCCATCTTGATAAACTTCACTATGACTCCCCCTACAAATTCAATCCGTGGAGATGGCAA GAAAGGGACATGAACACGAGTAGTTTCAGTCCTTTTGGAGGTGGCCAGAGGTTGTGTCCTGGTCTTGATTTGGCCCGTCTTGAAGCTTCAATTTTCCTTCACCATCTTGTCACTCGCTTCAG ATGGGTTGCAGAAGAAGATACAATTATAAATTTTCCTACAGTGCATATGAAGAACAAACTACCCATTTGGATCAAAAGAAGATGA
- the LOC106344076 gene encoding 3-epi-6-deoxocathasterone 23-monooxygenase isoform X3 codes for MDISSSLLLLSFFLFVIIIFIFNKINGLRTSSVSKKKLTEHVSTHSYGPRFPQGSLGWPILGETIEFVSSAYSDHPESFMDKRRVMYGRVFKSHIFGTATIVSTDAEVNKAVLQSDSTAFVPFYPKTVRDLMGKSSILLINGSLHRRFHGLVGSFLKSPPLKAQIVRDMHKFLSESMDLWSEDQPVLLQDVSKNVAFKVLAKALISVEKGEELEELKEEFEQFIRGLMSLPINLPGTQLHRSLQAKKKMVKQVEKIIGDKVRREKNKEEDGAVAKDVVDVLLKDSSENLTHNLIANNMIDMMIPGHDSVPVLITLAVKFLSDSPTALHFLTEENMELKSLKELTGEQLYWNDYLSLPFTQKVITETLRMGNVIIGVMRKAMKDVEIKGYVIPKGWCFLAYLRSVHLDKLHYDSPYKFNPWRWQERDMNTSSFSPFGGGQRLCPGLDLARLEASIFLHHLVTRFRDKRCGKCSRL; via the exons ATGGACATTTCTTCATCACTTTTACTCTTGTCCTTCTTCCTCTTTGTCATCATTATCTTCATCTTTAACAAAATCAATGGTCTCAGAACATCCTCAGTCTCAAAGAAGAAACTTACTGAGCATGTTAGTACTCACAGCTACGGACCAAGGTTCCCACAAGGAAGCTTGGGATGGCCTATCCTCGGAGAAACCATCGAGTTCGTCTCTTCTGCTTACTCTGACCATCCCGAGAGTTTCATGGACAAGCGTCGAGTTAT GTATGGTAGAGTATTTAAGTCGCATATATTTGGAACGGCCACGATCGTGTCTACGGACGCAGAAGTTAATAAAGCAGTTTTACAGAGCGACTCCACGGCATTTGTGCCATTCTACCCTAAAACGGTGAGGGATCTCATGGGAAAATCGTCGATACTTCTGATAAACGGGAGTTTACACCGGAGGTTCCATGGATTAGTCGGTTCGTTCTTAAAGTCACCACCTCTCAAAGCTCAAATCGTTAGAGACATGCACAAGTTTTTGTCCGAGTCCATGGATCTATGGTCCGAGGACCAACCTGTTCTCCTCCAGGATGTCTCCAAGAAT GTTGCATTCAAAGTACTTGCAAAGGCACTGATAAGTGTAGAGAAAGGAGAAGAGTTAGAAGAGTTGAAGGAAGAATTTGAACAATTCATCAGAGGACTCATGTCACTGCCAATTAACTTGCCTGGAACCCAACTTCATAGATCTCTCCAAGCTAAGAAGAAGATGGTGAAGCAAGTTGAAAAGATCATAGGAGACAAAGTCAGGAGAGAAAAAAACAAAGAAGAAGATGGTGCGGTTGCAAAAGATGTTGTGGATGTGCTGCTTAAGGACTCAAGTGAAAATTTAACTCACAATTTGATTGCTAACAATATGATTGACATGATGATTCCTGGCCACGATTCGGTACCTGTCCTCATCACTCTGGCTGTCAAATTTCTATCCGATTCTCCTACAGCTCTTCATTTTCTAACG GAAGAAAACATGGAGCTGAAAAGTTTGAAGGAGTTGACAGGAGAGCAACTATATTGGAATGACTATTTGTCTTTACCTTTTACACAAAAG GTCATTACAGAGACACTGAGAATGGGAAATGTTATAATTGGAGTGATGCGAAAAGCGATGAAAGATGTTGAAATAAAAGGGTACGTGATACCAAAAGGATGGTGCTTCTTGGCTTATCTCAGATCAGTCCATCTTGATAAACTTCACTATGACTCCCCCTACAAATTCAATCCGTGGAGATGGCAA GAAAGGGACATGAACACGAGTAGTTTCAGTCCTTTTGGAGGTGGCCAGAGGTTGTGTCCTGGTCTTGATTTGGCCCGTCTTGAAGCTTCAATTTTCCTTCACCATCTTGTCACTCGCTTCAG AGATAAAAGGTGTGGCAAGTGCTCAAGACTTTAG
- the LOC106344076 gene encoding 3-epi-6-deoxocathasterone 23-monooxygenase isoform X2, producing MDISSSLLLLSFFLFVIIIFIFNKINGLRTSSVSKKKLTEHVSTHSYGPRFPQGSLGWPILGETIEFVSSAYSDHPESFMDKRRVMYGRVFKSHIFGTATIVSTDAEVNKAVLQSDSTAFVPFYPKTVRDLMGKSSILLINGSLHRRFHGLVGSFLKSPPLKAQIVRDMHKFLSESMDLWSEDQPVLLQDVSKNVAFKVLAKALISVEKGEELEELKEEFEQFIRGLMSLPINLPGTQLHRSLQAKKKMVKQVEKIIGDKVRREKNKEEDGAVAKDVVDVLLKDSSENLTHNLIANNMIDMMIPGHDSVPVLITLAVKFLSDSPTALHFLTEENMELKSLKELTGEQLYWNDYLSLPFTQKVITETLRMGNVIIGVMRKAMKDVEIKGYVIPKGWCFLAYLRSVHLDKLHYDSPYKFNPWRWQERDMNTSSFSPFGGGQRLCPGLDLARLEASIFLHHLVTRFRRDKRCGKCSRL from the exons ATGGACATTTCTTCATCACTTTTACTCTTGTCCTTCTTCCTCTTTGTCATCATTATCTTCATCTTTAACAAAATCAATGGTCTCAGAACATCCTCAGTCTCAAAGAAGAAACTTACTGAGCATGTTAGTACTCACAGCTACGGACCAAGGTTCCCACAAGGAAGCTTGGGATGGCCTATCCTCGGAGAAACCATCGAGTTCGTCTCTTCTGCTTACTCTGACCATCCCGAGAGTTTCATGGACAAGCGTCGAGTTAT GTATGGTAGAGTATTTAAGTCGCATATATTTGGAACGGCCACGATCGTGTCTACGGACGCAGAAGTTAATAAAGCAGTTTTACAGAGCGACTCCACGGCATTTGTGCCATTCTACCCTAAAACGGTGAGGGATCTCATGGGAAAATCGTCGATACTTCTGATAAACGGGAGTTTACACCGGAGGTTCCATGGATTAGTCGGTTCGTTCTTAAAGTCACCACCTCTCAAAGCTCAAATCGTTAGAGACATGCACAAGTTTTTGTCCGAGTCCATGGATCTATGGTCCGAGGACCAACCTGTTCTCCTCCAGGATGTCTCCAAGAAT GTTGCATTCAAAGTACTTGCAAAGGCACTGATAAGTGTAGAGAAAGGAGAAGAGTTAGAAGAGTTGAAGGAAGAATTTGAACAATTCATCAGAGGACTCATGTCACTGCCAATTAACTTGCCTGGAACCCAACTTCATAGATCTCTCCAAGCTAAGAAGAAGATGGTGAAGCAAGTTGAAAAGATCATAGGAGACAAAGTCAGGAGAGAAAAAAACAAAGAAGAAGATGGTGCGGTTGCAAAAGATGTTGTGGATGTGCTGCTTAAGGACTCAAGTGAAAATTTAACTCACAATTTGATTGCTAACAATATGATTGACATGATGATTCCTGGCCACGATTCGGTACCTGTCCTCATCACTCTGGCTGTCAAATTTCTATCCGATTCTCCTACAGCTCTTCATTTTCTAACG GAAGAAAACATGGAGCTGAAAAGTTTGAAGGAGTTGACAGGAGAGCAACTATATTGGAATGACTATTTGTCTTTACCTTTTACACAAAAG GTCATTACAGAGACACTGAGAATGGGAAATGTTATAATTGGAGTGATGCGAAAAGCGATGAAAGATGTTGAAATAAAAGGGTACGTGATACCAAAAGGATGGTGCTTCTTGGCTTATCTCAGATCAGTCCATCTTGATAAACTTCACTATGACTCCCCCTACAAATTCAATCCGTGGAGATGGCAA GAAAGGGACATGAACACGAGTAGTTTCAGTCCTTTTGGAGGTGGCCAGAGGTTGTGTCCTGGTCTTGATTTGGCCCGTCTTGAAGCTTCAATTTTCCTTCACCATCTTGTCACTCGCTTCAG AAGAGATAAAAGGTGTGGCAAGTGCTCAAGACTTTAG